A single Candidatus Thalassolituus haligoni DNA region contains:
- a CDS encoding aminotransferase class V-fold PLP-dependent enzyme: MTSLDLDYVRQQFPAFAEPSLQGTAFFENAGGSYLCQPVLQRLDEYVHQLKLQPYYPNPVSAKAGAWMDASYEALGQWMNTPGDTVYFGPSTSQNTWVLAHAVMEWLRPGDEIIVTNQDHEANTGVWRKLAQYGLVIREWRMDAQGGLQLADLQALLGDNTRLLAFPHCSNILGDINPVAEICALASQYGVRTVVDGVSFAGHGLPDIQALGCDIYLYSLYKVYGPHQGVMVVQPQMAALLGNQGHFFNSDVRAKRLTPAGPDHAQVAAASGVSDYFEGLYQHHFAAADALLQQPSPSPQPSPQPSPQPSPRPSPRPSPRQKAEAVRHLLHQSELRHIQSLLDYFRQHPAITLIGPDRLENRAPTLSIQVAGHQPLELAQQLGQQGILCGAGHFYSWRLLEALGIDPQAGVLRFSMVHYTSANDVVQLLQALDGLIGSD, translated from the coding sequence ATGACCAGCCTCGATCTCGACTATGTGCGCCAGCAATTTCCGGCTTTTGCCGAACCCTCATTACAAGGTACGGCATTTTTTGAAAATGCCGGTGGCTCTTACTTGTGCCAGCCGGTGCTGCAGCGGCTGGACGAGTATGTTCATCAGCTCAAGCTTCAACCCTATTACCCCAACCCGGTATCGGCCAAAGCCGGAGCCTGGATGGACGCCAGCTATGAGGCGCTGGGGCAATGGATGAATACGCCGGGGGATACGGTCTACTTTGGCCCGTCGACCTCTCAGAATACCTGGGTGCTGGCACACGCGGTAATGGAGTGGCTGCGGCCAGGCGACGAGATCATCGTCACCAATCAGGATCACGAAGCCAATACCGGGGTCTGGCGCAAGCTGGCACAGTATGGACTGGTGATCAGGGAATGGCGGATGGATGCGCAGGGGGGGTTGCAGCTGGCCGATCTTCAGGCGTTGCTGGGGGATAACACCCGCTTGCTGGCGTTTCCTCATTGCTCCAACATTCTCGGGGATATTAATCCGGTTGCCGAGATCTGTGCGCTGGCAAGCCAATATGGCGTTCGTACGGTGGTGGATGGTGTGTCGTTTGCCGGGCACGGCTTGCCTGATATTCAGGCGCTGGGCTGTGATATCTACCTGTATTCACTCTACAAAGTGTATGGGCCACATCAGGGAGTCATGGTAGTACAACCGCAGATGGCGGCGTTGTTGGGTAATCAGGGCCATTTTTTTAACAGCGATGTGCGCGCCAAACGCCTGACCCCCGCCGGGCCGGATCATGCTCAGGTTGCTGCCGCCAGCGGTGTCAGTGATTATTTTGAGGGCCTGTACCAACATCATTTTGCTGCTGCTGACGCGCTATTACAGCAACCGTCACCGTCACCGCAACCGTCACCGCAACCGTCACCGCAACCATCACCGCGACCATCACCGCGACCATCACCGCGACAGAAAGCCGAGGCAGTGCGTCACCTGCTGCATCAGAGTGAACTGCGGCATATTCAGTCTTTGCTCGACTATTTTCGCCAGCATCCGGCGATTACCCTGATTGGCCCGGATCGACTGGAAAATCGCGCGCCGACCCTGTCGATTCAGGTCGCCGGACATCAGCCGCTCGAATTGGCGCAACAGCTGGGGCAACAAGGCATTCTTTGCGGTGCCGGGCACTTCTACTCCTGGCGGTTGCTGGAGGCGTTGGGCATTGATCCGCAAGCAGGCGTGTTGCGCTTTTCCATGGTGCACTACACCTCGGCCAACGACGTGGTACAGCTGCTGCAAGCTCTGGATGGATTGATTGGATCGGATTGA
- a CDS encoding MarR family winged helix-turn-helix transcriptional regulator, translated as MNKQISDDIFEAIAALNHQIRSRHHQASRDQGTAIAGMEFKALRYIASQTSHQGATQKDLVERSGRDKGQIARVIGNLKKQGLVHAIADEQDKRISRLILTTAGQQLYASFKQVNNEVAEQAISGLTLTECQTLLGLLSKVNNNLATSKNQD; from the coding sequence ATGAACAAACAGATTTCCGATGATATTTTTGAGGCCATTGCTGCACTGAATCACCAGATTCGTTCCCGCCATCACCAGGCCAGTCGCGACCAGGGGACTGCCATTGCCGGTATGGAATTCAAGGCGCTGCGTTATATCGCCAGCCAGACCAGCCATCAAGGAGCCACCCAGAAAGATCTGGTCGAACGCTCAGGGCGGGACAAGGGCCAAATTGCCCGAGTGATCGGTAATCTGAAAAAACAGGGGCTGGTGCACGCAATTGCAGATGAGCAAGACAAACGCATCTCGCGGCTGATTCTGACAACCGCCGGACAACAGCTGTACGCCAGTTTCAAACAGGTCAATAACGAGGTGGCAGAACAAGCCATCAGCGGGCTGACACTCACAGAGTGCCAAACCCTGCTGGGCCTGTTATCAAAGGTGAACAACAACCTCGCCACATCCAAAAATCAGGACTGA
- a CDS encoding MarR family winged helix-turn-helix transcriptional regulator: MTSYAEELILPRHNSLGWLIAVSGKQLAEDLDQRLKNIGLSIGVWPTLYALWEQEGLTQTELAERCMTAHYTTTRTLDTLEKMGLVERHPHPTSRRALQIYLTDQGKDLRHSALQQAIACNSEYLARLSHAEAHTLLQLLNKAVGTEI, encoded by the coding sequence ATGACGAGTTATGCAGAAGAGTTGATCCTGCCCAGACATAACAGCCTGGGCTGGCTGATCGCGGTATCAGGTAAACAACTGGCCGAGGATTTGGATCAGCGACTAAAAAATATCGGGCTGAGCATTGGCGTCTGGCCCACCCTGTATGCGCTGTGGGAACAAGAAGGTCTGACCCAGACGGAATTGGCCGAGCGCTGTATGACCGCCCACTACACCACCACCAGAACACTCGATACATTGGAAAAAATGGGGCTGGTCGAACGTCATCCTCACCCGACCAGCCGTCGGGCCTTACAGATTTATCTCACCGATCAGGGCAAAGACCTCAGACACTCGGCACTGCAACAAGCCATTGCCTGTAACAGCGAATACCTGGCCCGACTGAGTCATGCCGAAGCACACACGCTGCTCCAATTGCTGAATAAAGCCGTGGGTACCGAAATTTAG
- a CDS encoding cytochrome c encodes MKKWIALLLLAASAGTYAEHPAVEQRQQLFEQIDEQSDYLETLLDDKEWQQAEATALQLQQKVQRLVMLFPPESAGQGRSRQRVWRHWEEFQHQLEQWQADYRAVADAAVGAMRDEAALDRATSACRSCHRKYRSFW; translated from the coding sequence ATGAAAAAATGGATCGCATTATTATTGTTGGCTGCATCTGCCGGTACTTATGCCGAGCACCCGGCGGTTGAGCAGCGTCAGCAACTGTTCGAGCAGATTGACGAGCAGTCTGATTATCTGGAGACCTTGCTGGACGACAAGGAGTGGCAACAGGCGGAGGCAACGGCGTTGCAACTGCAGCAGAAGGTGCAGCGTCTGGTGATGCTGTTTCCGCCGGAGTCGGCGGGGCAGGGCAGAAGCCGACAGCGGGTGTGGCGTCACTGGGAGGAATTCCAGCATCAGCTGGAGCAATGGCAAGCCGACTATCGGGCCGTAGCCGATGCGGCGGTCGGGGCCATGCGGGATGAGGCAGCACTCGATCGGGCCACCTCTGCCTGCCGCTCCTGTCATCGAAAATATCGTTCATTCTGGTGA
- a CDS encoding siderophore-interacting protein, with protein MNRFESRLAQRAIKADRLSGREPERRSGQSRIQRVRHEIRQRYPLVEAVTRVSPGFVSVTLRGDDLKDFPSLSFDDHIKVFIPGADGQEERRDYTPRQFDATSGTLVLEFALHDGGVACDWANNLKVGERVHLGGPKGSMVIPLDYDWHWLVGDPTSLPAIHRRVEELPTGANATVIVQCEHVHDQRVLESAAELEVVWVAGYNELLQAVTERPLPAGDGFVWAAGEGKAMAALRALVVNDKQQPSDSTRISAYWKAGVQGFSEKG; from the coding sequence ATGAACAGATTTGAATCCCGCTTGGCGCAGAGAGCCATCAAAGCCGATCGGTTATCCGGCCGCGAGCCTGAACGTCGTTCCGGGCAGAGTCGGATACAGCGTGTACGGCATGAGATCCGCCAGCGTTATCCTCTGGTGGAAGCGGTGACCAGGGTGTCCCCCGGATTTGTATCGGTCACGTTACGTGGTGACGATTTGAAGGACTTTCCGTCACTGTCGTTCGACGACCATATCAAGGTCTTTATACCGGGTGCCGATGGGCAGGAAGAACGTCGTGATTACACTCCACGCCAGTTTGATGCCACCAGCGGCACATTGGTGCTGGAATTTGCTCTGCATGACGGCGGTGTTGCCTGCGACTGGGCGAACAATTTGAAGGTGGGTGAGCGCGTGCATTTGGGTGGCCCCAAAGGTTCGATGGTGATTCCTCTGGATTACGACTGGCACTGGCTGGTGGGTGATCCGACGTCGCTGCCCGCCATTCATCGCCGGGTAGAAGAGTTACCCACAGGTGCCAACGCTACCGTGATTGTGCAGTGCGAGCATGTGCACGATCAACGTGTCCTTGAGTCAGCGGCTGAGCTGGAGGTGGTGTGGGTGGCGGGTTATAACGAGCTGCTGCAAGCGGTGACTGAACGACCGTTACCGGCTGGCGACGGATTTGTCTGGGCCGCAGGGGAAGGCAAGGCGATGGCGGCGCTGCGTGCATTGGTGGTCAACGACAAACAACAGCCCTCCGACAGCACCCGGATCTCGGCGTATTGGAAAGCCGGTGTGCAAGGCTTCAGCGAAAAAGGCTGA
- a CDS encoding DUF3047 domain-containing protein, with translation MSDQPQSSADSCGCHPLTDSDVNVGRRHLMTSMVAAPLLAGPCAAAMALGSGQPERTFEVASVREQFRALARLSAAPIDRIESFTLRPDNLPWTLALGQLQEGQQVSFFLGGRWWFAKDAGRWLEPGFVFCTRVRGVDGTTPFHNLMQNTGTMTATQSGTLEIARSVGEFASPAGDLWVPPEHYLAGEGQVDGVAIVWNEAAISGLLKLSAAGDVQGFLKAELNRLRLLERMPVGWSNFFQFGDGSIYQDSAAGDIDCYTHKNVGILQYPLAHQPLVAGLTLDWSWVVDQLPSDLPEDQLLNHDYLSIAVAFDDGQDITYMWSSQLPVGKVFRCPIPGWDGVETHVVQRSGVAQLGQEVMDSADIHADYQRIIGGPAKNVVQVWLIANSLFMRGHGRCAYRQIRIGQPGYQQRIL, from the coding sequence ATGTCAGATCAACCGCAATCATCGGCGGACAGCTGTGGTTGTCATCCGCTGACGGATTCAGACGTGAATGTCGGGCGTCGTCATTTGATGACATCCATGGTGGCAGCGCCGTTACTGGCGGGGCCATGCGCTGCTGCAATGGCGTTGGGTTCCGGCCAGCCAGAGCGCACGTTTGAGGTGGCGAGCGTGCGGGAGCAGTTTCGGGCGCTGGCTCGCCTCAGTGCCGCGCCTATCGATCGTATTGAATCTTTTACCTTGCGGCCGGATAACCTGCCCTGGACGCTAGCGCTTGGTCAGTTGCAAGAGGGGCAACAGGTATCGTTTTTTCTGGGCGGACGGTGGTGGTTTGCGAAAGATGCGGGGCGGTGGCTGGAGCCGGGGTTTGTGTTTTGTACCCGCGTGCGGGGTGTGGATGGCACCACGCCTTTTCATAACCTGATGCAGAACACCGGCACGATGACGGCCACTCAGTCCGGCACGCTGGAAATTGCCCGTTCAGTCGGGGAGTTTGCGTCGCCTGCGGGGGATTTATGGGTTCCTCCGGAGCATTATCTGGCGGGGGAGGGGCAGGTTGATGGCGTTGCCATTGTCTGGAACGAAGCTGCAATCTCTGGCCTGCTTAAATTATCTGCGGCTGGGGATGTACAGGGTTTTCTCAAGGCGGAGCTGAATCGCTTGCGGCTGCTGGAACGAATGCCAGTGGGCTGGAGTAACTTTTTTCAGTTTGGAGATGGCAGTATCTACCAGGACTCCGCTGCCGGGGATATCGACTGTTACACCCATAAAAACGTTGGCATTTTGCAATACCCGTTAGCGCACCAGCCACTGGTTGCGGGGTTAACACTGGATTGGTCCTGGGTGGTGGATCAGCTGCCGTCCGACTTGCCGGAAGATCAGCTGCTAAACCACGATTATCTGTCCATTGCTGTGGCGTTTGATGACGGCCAGGACATTACTTATATGTGGAGTTCGCAGCTTCCGGTGGGCAAGGTTTTTCGTTGTCCGATTCCAGGCTGGGATGGAGTGGAAACCCATGTCGTGCAGCGCTCCGGGGTGGCGCAATTGGGGCAAGAGGTGATGGACAGTGCCGACATCCACGCTGATTACCAGCGTATTATTGGTGGCCCGGCAAAGAACGTTGTACAGGTTTGGCTGATTGCCAATTCCCTGTTTATGCGTGGCCATGGCCGCTGCGCGTATCGGCAAATTCGTATCGGTCAGCCAGGATACCAACAGCGGATACTGTAG
- a CDS encoding amidohydrolase family protein, with protein sequence MINIDDIIAIDFHTHAEEPCTCDRDDGYYQFQEDFAKYFKNPAGHNMMPTVQDTASYYREKKIAAVIFPVDAERETGFKRYENEEVAAICAENSDILIPFASIDPAKGRLGAREARRLVREFGVKGFKFHPTMQGFYPNDRSAYVLYEAIAEEGAIALFHTGQTGVGAGAHGGMNMRLKYSNPMYLDDVAADFPDMPIVAAHPAFPWIEEQLSVATHKPNVYIDMSGWSPKYFQPIFIQYANSILKHKMLFGSDWPVITPDRWISDFEKIKIKDEVRPLILKENAAKLLGYMK encoded by the coding sequence ATGATTAACATCGACGACATCATTGCCATCGACTTCCATACCCACGCAGAAGAACCCTGCACCTGTGACCGGGATGACGGTTACTACCAGTTTCAGGAAGACTTCGCCAAGTATTTCAAGAACCCGGCTGGCCACAATATGATGCCAACCGTTCAGGACACCGCCAGCTACTACCGCGAGAAAAAAATCGCGGCGGTGATTTTTCCGGTGGATGCGGAACGTGAAACCGGCTTCAAGCGTTATGAAAACGAGGAAGTGGCGGCTATCTGTGCCGAAAACAGCGATATTCTGATTCCGTTTGCCTCTATCGATCCGGCCAAGGGCCGTTTGGGTGCCCGTGAAGCCCGTCGGCTGGTACGTGAGTTTGGGGTGAAAGGCTTTAAATTTCATCCAACGATGCAGGGTTTTTACCCTAACGATCGTTCGGCTTATGTGTTGTATGAAGCCATTGCCGAAGAAGGTGCCATTGCCCTGTTCCACACCGGCCAGACCGGCGTGGGTGCTGGCGCTCATGGCGGCATGAACATGCGCTTGAAGTATTCCAACCCCATGTATCTGGATGATGTGGCGGCCGATTTCCCGGATATGCCGATTGTTGCCGCTCACCCGGCGTTCCCCTGGATTGAAGAGCAGCTGTCCGTCGCGACCCATAAACCGAATGTGTATATCGACATGTCGGGCTGGTCGCCGAAGTACTTTCAGCCGATCTTTATCCAGTACGCCAACAGTATTCTGAAGCACAAAATGTTGTTTGGCTCAGACTGGCCGGTGATTACCCCGGATCGCTGGATCAGTGACTTCGAGAAAATCAAGATCAAGGACGAAGTACGGCCTCTGATTCTGAAAGAAAATGCCGCCAAGCTGCTGGGTTATATGAAATAG
- a CDS encoding glutamine synthetase III — protein sequence MSGNQARLMAISDIVNRQPMSVEMPKPLSRIWATDVFNMATMEEVLSKNAFKAMKKTVQTGAALAPATADVVAAAMKDWALSKGVKFFSHIFYPMTNATAEKHDGFIITNSDGGAITEFTGSLLIKGEPDGSSFPNGSLRMTNAARGYTAWDPTSPAYIMHTDNGATLMIPSVFMSWTGEALDKKIPLLRSNAAMNKAGQKVLALMGEAEIATLNSSCGAEQEYFLVDAALASARPDLMLAGRTLFGAPSAKGQEFDDHYFGAIPERVQVFMQDFEDKLYRLGIPAKTHHNEVAPGQFEIAPYFEAANVASDHQQLLMTLMKLTARQHGFMCLLHEKPFAGVNGSGKHVNWSVGNATQGNLLDPGDTPDKNLNFLLFCGAVIRGVHVYGPLLRAAIASAANDHRLGANEAPPAILSVYLGDQLEKLFMDIKDGAISETVNGGLMDLGLDQILKFERDPGDRNRTSPFAFTGNRFEFRAVGSSQSVSGPLVAMNTMLADSLTWIAAKLEAALETTSDKTEAVVIVLKELMELHSNVIFGGDGYSSEWHTMAVEERGLKNIPTTADALPAFLDQTVIDLFDSTGVLTPVELKSRYEVYAEQYVLSIEVESKLVVNMAKTMIFPAAVSYLSDLTDAIGGAAELSITLDSSVATAVGENINGMMAAVAKLETAMATHDFASTEEHMKFCADTVCGLMLEVRGFADTLETLVADDVWPLPKYSEMLFMR from the coding sequence ATGAGTGGAAACCAGGCGCGCCTGATGGCGATCAGCGACATTGTCAATCGCCAGCCTATGTCCGTGGAAATGCCCAAGCCGTTAAGCCGCATCTGGGCGACCGATGTGTTCAATATGGCGACGATGGAAGAAGTGCTTTCCAAAAATGCTTTCAAGGCGATGAAAAAAACCGTACAAACCGGTGCGGCGCTTGCTCCTGCTACGGCCGATGTGGTCGCTGCAGCGATGAAAGACTGGGCTCTCAGTAAAGGGGTGAAGTTTTTCTCCCATATATTCTACCCGATGACCAACGCCACGGCTGAGAAGCACGATGGCTTTATTATTACCAATTCCGACGGCGGTGCGATTACCGAGTTTACCGGTAGCCTGCTGATCAAGGGTGAGCCAGACGGCTCCTCATTCCCTAACGGCAGCCTGCGGATGACCAACGCGGCCCGTGGTTACACTGCCTGGGATCCAACCAGCCCGGCCTACATCATGCACACGGATAACGGCGCGACGCTGATGATTCCTAGTGTGTTTATGTCGTGGACCGGTGAAGCACTGGACAAAAAAATTCCATTGTTGCGTTCTAACGCGGCGATGAACAAGGCCGGACAAAAAGTTCTGGCATTGATGGGCGAAGCCGAGATCGCCACTCTGAACTCCAGCTGCGGCGCCGAGCAGGAATACTTCCTGGTTGATGCGGCTCTGGCCTCTGCCCGCCCGGATTTGATGCTGGCTGGTCGTACCCTGTTTGGTGCGCCGTCGGCCAAGGGGCAGGAATTCGACGACCATTATTTTGGTGCCATTCCTGAGCGTGTTCAGGTGTTTATGCAAGATTTCGAGGACAAGCTGTATCGCCTCGGTATCCCAGCCAAGACCCACCATAATGAAGTGGCACCGGGACAGTTTGAAATTGCCCCTTACTTTGAAGCCGCCAACGTGGCATCGGATCACCAGCAGCTGCTGATGACGCTGATGAAACTGACCGCCAGACAGCATGGTTTTATGTGCCTGTTGCATGAAAAGCCATTCGCAGGGGTCAACGGTTCCGGCAAGCACGTGAACTGGTCTGTAGGTAACGCCACACAAGGTAACCTGCTGGATCCGGGTGATACGCCGGACAAAAACCTCAACTTCCTGCTGTTTTGTGGTGCCGTGATTCGTGGTGTTCACGTTTATGGGCCACTGTTACGCGCTGCGATTGCTTCGGCTGCCAACGACCACCGTCTGGGTGCGAACGAAGCGCCTCCTGCGATCCTGTCTGTGTACCTGGGTGATCAGCTGGAAAAGCTGTTTATGGATATCAAGGACGGGGCGATCAGTGAGACGGTTAACGGCGGCCTGATGGATCTGGGTCTTGACCAGATTCTCAAGTTTGAACGTGATCCGGGCGACCGTAACCGTACTTCGCCGTTTGCGTTTACCGGTAACCGTTTTGAATTCCGCGCCGTTGGTTCTTCGCAGTCGGTCTCCGGGCCGCTGGTGGCGATGAACACCATGCTGGCAGATTCTCTGACCTGGATTGCGGCCAAGCTGGAAGCTGCGCTGGAAACCACCAGTGACAAGACCGAAGCTGTGGTTATTGTGCTGAAAGAACTGATGGAACTGCACAGTAATGTGATCTTTGGTGGTGACGGTTACTCCAGTGAGTGGCACACCATGGCCGTTGAAGAGCGCGGTCTGAAAAACATTCCGACCACCGCCGATGCCTTGCCAGCCTTTCTGGATCAGACGGTGATCGATCTGTTTGATTCTACCGGTGTACTGACGCCGGTAGAGCTGAAAAGCCGCTATGAGGTGTATGCCGAACAGTATGTGCTGTCTATTGAAGTGGAATCCAAGCTGGTGGTGAACATGGCTAAAACCATGATTTTCCCGGCTGCGGTGAGCTACTTGTCAGACTTGACCGATGCCATTGGTGGTGCGGCTGAGCTGTCGATTACGCTGGATTCTTCGGTTGCAACCGCCGTCGGTGAGAACATCAATGGCATGATGGCAGCTGTGGCCAAGCTGGAAACGGCAATGGCAACACATGACTTTGCTTCAACCGAAGAGCATATGAAGTTTTGTGCCGATACTGTCTGTGGCTTGATGCTGGAAGTCCGTGGCTTTGCGGATACGCTGGAAACTCTGGTGGCTGATGATGTTTGGCCATTACCGAAATACAGCGAAATGTTGTTTATGCGTTAA
- a CDS encoding sensor histidine kinase: MSAPLFLLPSSMADVALMLAWRRWLLFCLWLGCWPWLLIGWAALESPTVARSDLEQQQRIQALVSPLLGLGETEAAYKLRALAYESIDIELVVRWQAGHRVYPDLSGMSTFPESTLLTEALPGMTELRRRLESGDTGVVSLAVYLSTGQARLYCWQPHVTALAETLCVAAAVPAAVSSAVVSATSSMAAMPDRQLFASLLHGGIAGSQDDERLGRQQASQSWTLLWGKDDLLFLGLVISTLAGMVLWGWRWLTAARTRRVLAVELREQLRELIHDLRLPLANVLLYSGLMSRQPDAARRYCPVLEEEGQRLQSLVSELAALLFPLQPRRWSNSQVSRLAHCPQDQIRRLARATAARLEQSQCQLTLDLGGTTLLSYSPEALNRILHNLLDNCARHAPGSRVTLACREEGSGTAAATLVIELCCRYPAGTRRRSGWWRWHEWAGTGLGSCRRLVREQGWCWRSQLTAEGYRAVLQMPLSDAVPVFESGVLRV; encoded by the coding sequence ATGTCTGCTCCGCTGTTTCTTTTACCGTCGTCAATGGCGGATGTTGCGCTGATGCTTGCTTGGCGCCGCTGGTTGTTGTTCTGTTTATGGTTGGGTTGCTGGCCGTGGCTGCTGATTGGTTGGGCGGCGCTTGAGTCTCCGACGGTTGCCCGTTCTGATTTGGAGCAACAGCAACGCATTCAGGCGTTGGTTTCGCCACTACTGGGCTTGGGAGAGACAGAAGCGGCTTACAAGTTACGGGCGTTGGCGTATGAATCCATCGATATTGAGTTGGTCGTGCGGTGGCAGGCGGGTCATCGGGTGTATCCGGATCTCTCCGGGATGTCGACGTTTCCTGAGTCGACACTGTTGACGGAAGCTTTGCCCGGCATGACGGAGTTGCGGCGTCGTCTGGAGTCTGGCGACACGGGTGTGGTGTCATTAGCTGTGTATCTCAGTACTGGCCAAGCCAGGCTGTATTGTTGGCAACCGCATGTTACGGCGCTGGCAGAGACCTTGTGTGTGGCGGCTGCGGTTCCTGCTGCTGTTTCTTCCGCTGTTGTTTCTGCTACTTCTTCTATGGCAGCGATGCCTGATCGTCAGCTGTTTGCCAGTCTGCTGCACGGTGGAATAGCTGGTAGCCAAGATGATGAGAGGCTGGGGCGACAACAGGCATCACAATCCTGGACTCTGCTCTGGGGTAAAGACGATCTGCTGTTTCTGGGGTTGGTGATCAGTACACTTGCGGGCATGGTGTTGTGGGGTTGGCGCTGGTTAACGGCAGCCCGGACACGCCGTGTGCTTGCTGTCGAGCTCCGCGAGCAACTGCGGGAGTTGATCCATGATCTGCGTTTGCCATTGGCAAATGTGCTGTTGTACAGCGGTCTGATGTCCCGTCAGCCCGACGCTGCAAGACGTTATTGTCCGGTGTTGGAGGAAGAAGGGCAGCGGTTGCAGTCGCTGGTGTCTGAGCTGGCTGCTTTGCTGTTTCCGCTGCAACCCCGGCGGTGGAGCAACAGTCAGGTTTCGCGACTCGCGCATTGTCCCCAGGATCAGATTCGCCGTCTGGCGCGTGCTACGGCTGCCCGGCTAGAGCAGTCACAGTGTCAGTTGACGCTCGATCTGGGTGGCACAACGTTGTTGTCTTATTCCCCTGAAGCATTGAATCGTATTCTGCATAACTTGCTCGATAACTGTGCACGCCATGCACCGGGTAGCCGGGTGACTCTGGCCTGCAGGGAAGAGGGCAGTGGGACGGCAGCGGCTACTCTGGTGATTGAGTTGTGTTGCAGGTATCCGGCGGGCACTCGGCGACGTTCTGGCTGGTGGCGGTGGCATGAGTGGGCGGGCACGGGCCTGGGATCTTGCCGCCGTCTGGTGCGAGAGCAAGGCTGGTGCTGGCGGAGCCAATTGACCGCGGAGGGCTATCGGGCGGTGCTACAGATGCCGTTATCTGACGCGGTGCCGGTTTTTGAGTCGGGTGTGTTGCGTGTATAG
- a CDS encoding response regulator transcription factor yields MYSLLLVEDDRHLRLGLVELLTAAGYSCHACASVEEAEQLLAGGAVAGNLSALVPDLCILDRHLPGVSGDELCRRLRQHHPLLPVLMLSARGQVADRVSGLRAGADDYLSKPFVIDELLARLAGMTRRLSWMRSPERSVSGFFIGDRYINCQALSLGFADGRQMTLHLREFRLLELLYQRRGEVVSRDELYDRGWGREHLPNSRALDQYMVGLRARLEDTAKHRKLIQTVRGVGYCYQPDLADP; encoded by the coding sequence GTGTATAGCTTGTTGCTGGTGGAAGATGATCGGCATCTGCGTCTCGGGCTGGTCGAGTTGCTGACGGCGGCGGGTTATAGCTGTCATGCTTGTGCTTCGGTAGAAGAGGCGGAACAGCTGCTTGCGGGGGGAGCAGTGGCCGGGAATCTCAGCGCCTTGGTGCCGGATTTGTGTATTCTGGATCGTCATTTGCCCGGTGTCTCCGGCGATGAATTGTGCCGCCGCTTACGCCAACATCACCCGCTGCTTCCGGTGCTGATGCTTTCGGCCAGGGGTCAGGTGGCTGACCGGGTGAGTGGATTACGCGCCGGTGCAGATGATTATCTCAGCAAACCCTTTGTGATCGATGAGCTGCTTGCCCGTCTTGCTGGTATGACGCGTCGATTGTCATGGATGCGGTCGCCAGAGCGCTCAGTCAGTGGCTTTTTTATCGGTGACCGCTATATCAATTGTCAGGCCTTGAGTCTCGGCTTTGCCGATGGTCGACAGATGACGCTGCACCTGAGGGAATTCCGTTTGCTCGAACTGCTTTATCAGCGTCGGGGTGAGGTCGTCAGCCGTGATGAACTCTATGATCGTGGCTGGGGACGAGAGCATTTACCGAACTCTCGCGCACTCGATCAGTACATGGTAGGCCTGCGTGCCAGGCTGGAGGATACCGCCAAACATCGCAAACTGATCCAGACGGTTCGCGGTGTCGGTTATTGCTATCAGCCCGATTTGGCCGACCCTTGA
- a CDS encoding Lrp/AsnC family transcriptional regulator, producing MQQITLEPQDIRILTLLQQDSQIPRLQLAEQVNLSASQCFRRIRRLEECGLIRRYTVELDKQKAGFDVQAMVMLQYRKSEADSRNKVLTLIRQTDVILECYSITGEYDFLLRVCCTSMGIFNRLINETFQVSFIAGIHSYMLLECVKAEATLPLASR from the coding sequence ATGCAGCAGATCACACTGGAACCACAGGACATTCGCATCCTGACGCTTTTACAGCAAGACAGCCAGATCCCGCGCCTGCAACTGGCAGAACAGGTGAACCTGTCGGCGTCGCAATGTTTCCGGCGTATCCGGCGACTGGAAGAGTGCGGCCTGATTCGGCGTTATACCGTCGAGCTGGACAAACAGAAGGCGGGATTTGATGTGCAAGCGATGGTGATGCTGCAATACCGCAAGTCGGAGGCAGATTCCCGCAACAAGGTGCTGACCCTGATCCGGCAAACCGATGTGATTCTGGAATGTTACTCCATCACCGGCGAATACGATTTTCTGCTGCGCGTCTGTTGCACCAGCATGGGCATCTTTAACCGACTGATCAACGAGACGTTTCAAGTGAGCTTTATTGCTGGCATACACTCCTACATGCTGCTGGAATGCGTCAAGGCAGAAGCCACCCTGCCGCTTGCCAGTCGCTGA